Proteins encoded within one genomic window of Leptolyngbya sp. SIO1E4:
- a CDS encoding arsenic resistance protein — translation MWKILGFIQKNLVWSIPAFMVAGIIVGALTNPAPLKSLIIPLTFLMVYPMMINLQIQKVLSGGDYTVQLLTQLINFGLIPFFAFGMGRVFFADKPLVALGLLLASLLPTSGMTISWTGFAKGNISAAIKMTVIGLILGSIATPFYAKWLMGAVVAIPLASIFKQIIIIVFLPMVLGFITRISLVQIVGADKYNKTLKKKFPAFSTLGVLGIVFVAMALKAKDIVSNPLVLLSFLVPLAILYTGNFLLSTLVGKVFFKRGDAIALVYGTVMRNLSIALAIAMTAFGEEQGSEIALIIAMAYIIQVQAAAWYVRFTDRIFGSIPESQQPQLNRSA, via the coding sequence ATGTGGAAAATATTAGGCTTTATTCAAAAAAATCTTGTTTGGTCGATACCAGCCTTTATGGTGGCAGGCATCATTGTCGGTGCTTTAACCAATCCAGCTCCCCTGAAATCTCTCATCATCCCCCTGACTTTCCTCATGGTGTATCCCATGATGATTAACCTTCAGATTCAGAAGGTGCTGTCGGGGGGAGACTATACCGTTCAATTGCTCACCCAGCTGATCAATTTTGGGTTGATTCCCTTCTTTGCTTTTGGCATGGGCAGAGTATTCTTCGCAGATAAACCCTTGGTGGCGCTCGGGCTATTGCTAGCCTCCCTGTTACCCACAAGCGGCATGACAATTTCTTGGACAGGGTTTGCCAAGGGTAATATCAGCGCGGCTATTAAGATGACGGTTATCGGTCTGATTTTAGGGTCGATTGCGACCCCGTTCTATGCCAAATGGTTAATGGGGGCCGTGGTAGCCATTCCTTTGGCGAGTATCTTTAAGCAGATCATTATTATTGTTTTTCTGCCGATGGTTCTGGGGTTTATTACCCGAATCTCCCTAGTTCAAATCGTTGGGGCTGATAAATACAATAAAACCCTTAAGAAGAAATTCCCAGCCTTCTCAACTTTGGGCGTTTTAGGCATTGTTTTTGTTGCAATGGCCCTCAAGGCCAAAGATATTGTGTCGAACCCGTTGGTTCTGCTTTCGTTTTTGGTTCCTCTCGCCATTTTGTATACGGGCAATTTCCTGCTCAGTACATTGGTGGGTAAGGTTTTCTTCAAGCGCGGGGATGCGATCGCGCTGGTTTATGGCACTGTAATGCGCAACTTGTCTATTGCCCTAGCGATCGCCATGACCGCCTTTGGTGAAGAGCAAGGCTCTGAGATTGCCTTGATTATTGCAATGGCCTACATCATTCAGGTACAGGCCGCTGCCTGGTATGTCCGCTTTACGGATAGAATCTTTGGCTCTATACCAGAATCTCAGCAGCCTCAATTAAACCGGTCTGCTTAG
- a CDS encoding universal stress protein — MFTKILVPLDRSQQADDVFAKAVKTALDNHSQLMMFTALDWDFHLGLGSFDAIEMETDLSGAFANFQQSQMNEKLNEIRHWLKGYVDKAAEQDIPIQSRCAIGHPGPLIRDLAQEWGADLIIMGRRGLGGLPEMLLGSVSHYVLHHVACSVLVVQGNA; from the coding sequence ATGTTCACCAAAATTTTGGTTCCCCTGGATCGCTCTCAACAGGCAGATGATGTTTTTGCTAAGGCCGTAAAAACAGCGCTGGACAACCACAGTCAGTTGATGATGTTTACCGCCCTAGACTGGGATTTTCATCTGGGTTTGGGGTCTTTTGATGCCATTGAGATGGAAACGGATTTATCGGGCGCTTTTGCCAATTTTCAGCAATCCCAAATGAATGAGAAGCTGAATGAGATTCGCCATTGGCTGAAGGGCTACGTGGACAAAGCTGCAGAGCAAGATATTCCGATTCAATCTCGATGCGCCATCGGCCACCCTGGCCCTTTGATTCGCGATTTGGCCCAGGAGTGGGGAGCTGACTTGATTATTATGGGACGACGAGGGCTGGGGGGGTTACCCGAGATGTTATTAGGCAGCGTGAGTCATTATGTTCTGCACCATGTTGCCTGTTCAGTGCTGGTAGTGCAGGGAAATGCCTAG
- a CDS encoding TRC40/GET3/ArsA family transport-energizing ATPase has protein sequence MRIILMTGKGGVGKTSVAAATALRAAELGYRTLVLSTDPAHSLADSFDLELDHDPKLIQPNLWGAELDALREMEQNWGAVRRYITEVLQAQGMDGVQAEELAVLPGMDEIFALVRMKRHYDANDFDVLIVDSAPTGTALRLLSLPEISGWYMRRFYKPFQGVANTLSPVFEPIFKRVTGFSLPDQAVMDAPYEFYEQIEALERVLTDSSQTTVRLVTNPEKMVIKESLRAHAYLSLYTVATDLVIANRIIPEQVSDPFFTRWKEMQQQYRQEIQENFQPLPIKEVPLYPEELCGLAALERLKETLYGNEDPTQVYYRETTIRVVQQPEGYRLDVYLPNIPKAQIQLYKTGDELNIRIGNHRRNLVLPQALAALQPAGAQLEGEHLMIQFAADTSIRSAA, from the coding sequence ATGCGCATTATTTTAATGACCGGAAAAGGGGGAGTCGGTAAAACCTCAGTAGCGGCAGCCACTGCCCTACGGGCAGCAGAACTCGGGTATCGCACCCTGGTGTTGAGTACCGATCCGGCCCATTCACTGGCAGACAGCTTTGATCTGGAATTGGACCATGACCCAAAACTGATTCAACCGAATCTGTGGGGGGCAGAGCTAGATGCCTTAAGAGAAATGGAGCAAAATTGGGGTGCGGTGCGGCGCTACATTACAGAAGTGCTCCAGGCTCAAGGCATGGATGGGGTACAGGCAGAAGAGTTAGCAGTGCTGCCAGGCATGGATGAGATTTTTGCCCTAGTGCGCATGAAGCGCCACTACGATGCGAATGATTTTGATGTCTTGATTGTAGATTCGGCCCCGACAGGCACAGCATTGCGCCTGCTCAGCTTGCCAGAAATTTCTGGCTGGTATATGCGCCGCTTTTACAAACCTTTCCAGGGGGTGGCTAATACGCTGAGCCCAGTATTTGAACCCATTTTCAAGCGGGTAACGGGTTTCTCGCTGCCCGACCAAGCAGTGATGGATGCCCCCTATGAGTTCTACGAACAAATTGAAGCCCTGGAACGAGTCCTCACAGATAGCAGCCAAACCACAGTGCGATTAGTCACCAACCCCGAAAAAATGGTGATTAAAGAATCCCTGCGAGCCCATGCTTATTTGAGTCTGTACACTGTGGCGACTGACCTTGTCATTGCCAATCGCATCATTCCTGAGCAGGTCAGCGATCCGTTTTTCACCCGCTGGAAAGAGATGCAGCAGCAATATCGCCAAGAAATCCAGGAAAATTTTCAGCCGCTCCCTATCAAAGAAGTTCCCCTTTATCCTGAAGAACTCTGTGGTTTGGCGGCCCTAGAGCGACTCAAAGAAACCCTCTATGGCAATGAAGATCCGACTCAGGTTTACTATCGGGAAACGACGATTCGGGTCGTGCAGCAACCTGAAGGCTATCGCCTAGACGTGTACCTGCCCAATATCCCCAAAGCGCAAATCCAGCTGTACAAAACAGGGGATGAACTCAACATTCGGATTGGCAATCATCGTCGCAATTTAGTGCTGCCGCAAGCGTTAGCAGCGTTGCAACCGGCAGGTGCCCAGCTAGAAGGCGAACATCTGATGATCCAATTTGCAGCCGATACGTCAATCCGATCTGCTGCGTAG
- a CDS encoding cytochrome b6-f complex iron-sulfur subunit, whose amino-acid sequence MEHIISHENPSLSRRQLLNFLTGATVAATAGSALYPIAKFLVPPREVTESGGILAKDKLGTPILASQILAEPPGTRALIAGLAGEPTYLTVTEAGTLNPMGIVNNCTHLGCTFPWNPLDQQFQCPCHGSRYTPDGVVVRGPANLPLKIVHVAVEEEAIWIYPWTETDPRTGKQPWWV is encoded by the coding sequence GTGGAACATATTATTTCCCACGAAAATCCGTCATTGTCTCGGCGGCAACTGCTGAATTTCCTGACTGGGGCAACGGTTGCAGCAACGGCGGGTTCAGCCCTATACCCCATCGCCAAGTTTTTAGTACCCCCTCGGGAGGTGACCGAGAGCGGCGGCATTTTGGCTAAAGACAAACTGGGAACCCCTATCCTGGCCAGTCAAATTCTGGCTGAGCCCCCAGGCACCCGTGCTCTGATTGCAGGGTTAGCGGGTGAGCCTACCTATTTAACCGTCACAGAGGCAGGGACCCTAAACCCCATGGGCATTGTCAACAACTGTACTCACCTGGGCTGCACGTTCCCCTGGAATCCCCTTGATCAACAGTTTCAATGTCCCTGTCACGGGTCACGCTATACCCCTGACGGGGTGGTTGTTCGAGGCCCAGCCAACCTGCCCCTCAAAATCGTTCATGTTGCCGTTGAGGAGGAGGCTATCTGGATTTATCCGTGGACTGAAACTGACCCCCGTACAGGTAAGCAACCCTGGTGGGTCTAA
- a CDS encoding DUF2892 domain-containing protein — translation MFNNVGMIDRLIRLLLAVGLLYLGLNTYANSGLGMGLDIVGAVLALTGLFGTCALYGLFGINTCKTDQTP, via the coding sequence ATGTTTAACAACGTTGGCATGATTGATCGATTGATCCGCTTACTTCTAGCCGTTGGATTGCTCTATCTAGGGTTAAACACCTACGCCAATTCAGGGTTGGGGATGGGTCTTGACATTGTGGGGGCTGTGTTGGCCCTAACGGGGTTATTTGGCACTTGCGCCCTATATGGTTTGTTCGGCATCAACACTTGCAAGACTGATCAAACCCCTTAG
- a CDS encoding winged helix-turn-helix transcriptional regulator: protein MITKSYRATIDDDDDDQPFDDLAERFKLLSEPSRLRILAILCKDERNVTEICTLTGLKQANVSKHLRLLRAADIVTCRRVGICRYYRITDKDLLALCAQPLAAIENLPPSLTMIQKSICDQRAIAPPSRDALDCPDTHLDSRDRLSPI, encoded by the coding sequence ATGATCACCAAATCCTATCGAGCAACCATCGATGATGATGACGATGATCAGCCATTTGATGATTTGGCGGAGCGCTTTAAGCTGCTGAGCGAGCCCAGTCGCTTGCGCATTCTCGCAATTCTCTGCAAAGACGAGCGCAACGTCACCGAAATCTGTACGTTAACTGGGTTAAAACAGGCCAATGTGTCAAAACACCTGCGGTTGCTCAGAGCAGCAGACATCGTTACCTGTCGTCGGGTGGGGATCTGTCGCTACTATCGCATCACCGACAAAGATTTACTGGCGCTCTGCGCTCAACCTTTGGCTGCCATTGAAAACCTCCCCCCTTCACTGACTATGATTCAGAAAAGTATTTGTGATCAAAGGGCGATCGCACCGCCTTCTAGGGATGCCCTTGATTGCCCTGATACCCATCTAGACTCCCGCGATCGCCTGAGTCCCATCTAA
- a CDS encoding cyclic nucleotide-binding domain-containing protein, with product MTELASVSAQVSATVPRPLGSELSTTQPLDQQAVSECLNWLSFHRVWGKLNEAVLQALSHALQLLPVAPEAEIYREGQTAIGLYLVKWGSVEIYHASSVGRLHIRYHSAGDLLGYIPLVEASTQAKYQASAIALTTSEIWFLRQADFEYLLQTFPEMQSLINQLLAQDLIQFVRRISQEQVRIQGLQAYIRPVPLEEPLIHYSKASQKLARQIESATSDLAPIVFQAAPGTGKTFLAGYIHRYSGLRHRPFAEIDCAQLPRDEAGVTQSDQLFGRGEDRPGVIELLERGTLLIENAQLLSSRDRDRLIRYVQTGTFTRNHDDPNGDIPLPAQSSHPIPVEAWVRLIFARPTKLALPDRPFHVIKLFNLTQRKEDIPYFAQYFLQQFCQELRRPPLTLDQTDLRRLIGYPYPGNLSELASILKRATLMTPVGQPTISEQVLWSVQSEKNAFRLDLLDQLPWLRQVLLSQWWPERVWLLMMAIFVPVTVIGLIGPQSRDSSLTLNLFWAWWWPFYLLLFAFVGRLWCAVCPFMITGEWVRKLSLWIWPRKLQPWPLKWLNRWGGWVLFAGFVTIYLWEHLWDLPHTAYLSAWLLITIAAGAVIGSLIYERRLWCRYLCPIGGMNGMFAKLSMVEVRSTQQVCGSQCSTFGCYKGSGATPVTFAQALPTEGQATSGCPLYSHPAQLQDNRDCVLCMTCLKACPHRSVQVNLRFPASDLLENHQKSWAEAALLLLLFGGVFMHHDHQILSWLGYPHLPVDAAHLWIGIPIVAMLLSIPGVLTYLAHAIARLIDQEMPDYLSVVYAYLPFALAANLAHYIPAAITEAGQILPVAARTLGYSGAGLPTLTWSLDVAHFLQGVTLLSAWAFSVYPLLRITQRPWLSNLPHLCLMAGLTVLCFYLLI from the coding sequence ATGACAGAGTTAGCGAGTGTATCTGCCCAGGTATCTGCAACGGTACCGCGTCCCCTGGGAAGTGAGCTATCGACGACTCAACCGTTGGATCAGCAGGCCGTTTCAGAGTGCTTAAACTGGCTGAGTTTCCATCGCGTCTGGGGGAAGTTAAATGAGGCGGTTCTGCAAGCGCTCAGCCACGCCCTGCAGTTGTTGCCTGTCGCACCCGAAGCTGAAATCTATCGAGAAGGGCAAACGGCCATTGGTCTCTATTTGGTGAAGTGGGGGTCGGTTGAAATCTACCACGCGTCGTCTGTGGGGAGGCTGCATATTCGCTATCACAGTGCCGGTGATTTGTTGGGGTATATCCCTCTGGTTGAGGCCTCAACGCAGGCAAAATATCAGGCAAGTGCGATCGCCCTAACCACCAGCGAGATTTGGTTTCTCCGGCAAGCTGACTTTGAGTACTTGCTGCAGACCTTTCCCGAGATGCAAAGCCTCATCAACCAGCTCCTGGCGCAAGACCTGATTCAGTTTGTCCGGCGCATCTCTCAAGAGCAAGTTCGGATTCAGGGGTTGCAGGCCTATATTCGCCCCGTGCCCCTGGAGGAACCCCTGATCCATTACAGTAAGGCGAGCCAGAAACTGGCTCGACAGATTGAAAGCGCAACTTCAGACCTGGCGCCTATTGTGTTTCAGGCGGCACCGGGTACAGGTAAGACCTTTTTGGCTGGGTATATTCATCGCTACTCTGGTCTGCGTCATCGCCCCTTTGCCGAAATCGACTGTGCGCAACTGCCCCGCGATGAAGCAGGTGTGACGCAATCTGATCAACTGTTTGGCCGAGGAGAAGACAGGCCAGGGGTGATTGAACTGTTAGAACGGGGGACGTTGTTGATTGAGAATGCGCAGCTGCTCTCGTCTCGCGATCGCGATCGCTTAATTCGCTATGTGCAAACGGGAACCTTCACGCGAAACCATGATGACCCCAATGGCGATATTCCCTTGCCTGCACAGTCCTCCCACCCTATCCCGGTAGAAGCCTGGGTCCGATTGATTTTCGCCAGACCTACAAAACTTGCATTGCCAGACAGGCCGTTTCACGTCATCAAGCTATTTAATCTGACCCAACGGAAAGAAGATATTCCTTATTTTGCTCAATACTTCTTGCAGCAATTTTGTCAGGAGCTGAGACGCCCACCTTTAACCCTGGATCAAACGGATCTGCGGCGCTTGATTGGGTATCCTTACCCGGGTAACCTCAGCGAATTGGCCAGTATTCTCAAGCGGGCCACCCTGATGACGCCAGTTGGCCAACCTACCATCTCGGAGCAGGTGCTTTGGTCAGTGCAGTCAGAGAAAAATGCCTTTCGCCTCGATCTGTTAGATCAACTGCCCTGGTTACGCCAGGTTCTCCTGAGTCAATGGTGGCCAGAACGGGTCTGGTTGCTGATGATGGCAATTTTTGTCCCGGTGACGGTGATCGGGCTCATCGGGCCACAGTCTCGGGACAGCAGCCTCACCCTAAATCTCTTTTGGGCCTGGTGGTGGCCTTTTTATCTGCTTCTGTTTGCATTTGTCGGTCGCCTTTGGTGTGCGGTGTGCCCGTTTATGATCACGGGCGAATGGGTTCGCAAACTCTCTCTTTGGATCTGGCCTCGTAAGCTACAGCCCTGGCCCCTCAAGTGGCTAAACCGTTGGGGTGGGTGGGTTTTATTTGCTGGTTTTGTGACGATTTATTTGTGGGAACACCTTTGGGATTTGCCCCACACGGCTTATCTCTCAGCCTGGTTGCTGATCACCATTGCGGCGGGGGCGGTGATCGGTAGCCTAATTTACGAGCGGCGTCTCTGGTGTCGCTATTTGTGCCCGATTGGGGGTATGAATGGCATGTTTGCCAAGCTATCCATGGTAGAAGTGCGCTCTACTCAACAGGTCTGCGGGAGCCAGTGCAGTACCTTTGGCTGCTACAAGGGAAGTGGGGCAACCCCAGTCACCTTTGCTCAGGCTCTACCCACTGAAGGTCAAGCAACCTCTGGCTGTCCCCTTTACTCTCATCCTGCCCAGCTGCAGGATAATCGAGATTGTGTCTTGTGTATGACGTGCCTCAAAGCCTGTCCGCATCGGTCGGTGCAGGTAAATTTGCGATTTCCAGCCTCGGATTTACTCGAAAATCATCAGAAATCTTGGGCTGAGGCGGCCCTGCTGCTCCTTTTATTTGGGGGCGTGTTCATGCACCACGACCACCAAATTTTAAGCTGGCTGGGATACCCCCATCTGCCGGTTGATGCCGCGCACCTCTGGATCGGGATACCGATTGTCGCCATGCTTTTGAGCATTCCAGGCGTGCTCACCTACCTGGCTCATGCGATCGCCAGGCTCATCGACCAAGAGATGCCGGATTATCTCTCCGTGGTTTATGCTTATCTGCCCTTTGCCCTGGCAGCCAACCTGGCTCATTACATCCCAGCTGCCATCACGGAAGCCGGTCAGATTTTGCCCGTCGCAGCCCGCACGCTCGGCTATAGCGGCGCGGGTTTACCCACCCTGACCTGGAGTCTGGATGTCGCCCATTTCCTGCAGGGGGTGACCCTGCTTTCAGCCTGGGCATTCAGCGTTTATCCCCTGTTGCGGATTACCCAACGCCCCTGGCTGAGTAATTTACCCCACCTCTGCTTAATGGCAGGTTTAACCGTGCTGTGTTTCTATTTGCTGATCTAA
- the cysK gene encoding cysteine synthase A → MAIYDTITEVIGRTPLVRLQRLPKQFGCVAEIALKLEGMNPASSVKDRIAASMIEEAEQAGLIQPGLSTLIEATSGNTGIGLAMVCAAKGYRLILTMPENMSQERQQIVRAYGAEVVLTPAEADMAGAIARANELLASLPNAFSPQQFSNPANPKIHYETTGPELWKDTAGQMDVLVVGVGTGGTLTGAGRYLKQQKPSLKIVAVEPSSSAVLSGQPAGLHNLQGLGAGFIPDVLRVDLIDEIMTVKDEQAYELSRQLAQSEGILSGISTGAALYAALQVAKRVEHTGQTVVAVQPSAGERYLSTPMWQKPITV, encoded by the coding sequence ATGGCTATCTACGATACGATCACCGAGGTCATTGGCCGCACCCCACTGGTTCGGTTACAGCGGCTTCCCAAGCAGTTTGGATGTGTCGCTGAGATTGCGCTGAAGCTAGAAGGCATGAACCCAGCTTCCTCGGTCAAAGATCGCATTGCCGCTAGCATGATCGAAGAAGCAGAACAGGCAGGTCTGATCCAACCCGGTTTATCCACGCTGATAGAAGCCACCTCAGGCAATACCGGAATTGGGCTGGCAATGGTTTGTGCGGCTAAAGGCTATCGCTTGATTCTGACCATGCCAGAAAACATGAGCCAAGAACGGCAGCAGATTGTGCGGGCCTATGGAGCGGAGGTGGTGTTAACCCCCGCTGAAGCTGATATGGCGGGGGCGATCGCCCGGGCAAATGAACTGCTAGCCAGCCTACCCAATGCATTTTCACCCCAGCAGTTTAGTAATCCTGCGAATCCTAAAATTCACTATGAAACCACTGGCCCAGAACTCTGGAAAGATACGGCAGGGCAAATGGATGTTCTGGTTGTGGGGGTAGGCACTGGCGGCACTCTAACGGGGGCAGGGCGGTATCTTAAACAGCAAAAACCCTCCCTCAAAATCGTTGCGGTTGAACCCTCTAGCAGTGCAGTGTTAAGCGGCCAGCCCGCCGGATTACATAATCTCCAGGGGCTGGGTGCTGGCTTTATTCCAGACGTCCTCCGGGTAGATTTGATCGATGAGATTATGACCGTTAAGGATGAGCAGGCCTACGAGCTGAGTCGTCAGCTGGCTCAATCAGAAGGGATTTTAAGCGGCATTTCTACCGGGGCGGCCCTTTATGCTGCTTTACAAGTGGCCAAACGGGTGGAGCATACAGGGCAAACGGTGGTCGCTGTGCAACCCAGCGCGGGGGAACGTTACCTGAGCACGCCGATGTGGCAAAAACCCATAACGGTTTGA
- a CDS encoding pentapeptide repeat-containing protein has protein sequence MNVDEILKKYSTGERNFSGLTLLETELLQLDLSDTNFSQSDLRQSRLGRTHFCRANFEHSNLSESILWGSDFRDANLTGAQLREADFSGAILTNATLEKANLIKAIMSGANLHGANLAAACLLEADLRPTADQSTDLGQANLSYADLSYGLLNGSVLCGANLAHAKLSRAKLGECYSSGAFPTELSAANLQGADLSHADLSYADLSGVNLKEANLSGADLTGTLLDRANLYHTLMPDGHRHN, from the coding sequence ATGAACGTTGATGAAATTCTGAAGAAATATAGCACTGGAGAACGGAATTTTTCTGGCCTGACATTGTTGGAAACTGAGCTGCTTCAACTTGACCTCAGCGATACCAATTTTAGTCAGTCAGATTTAAGACAGTCTCGTTTAGGTCGCACCCACTTTTGCCGTGCCAACTTTGAGCACAGCAATTTGAGTGAATCAATTCTTTGGGGCAGTGATTTTAGGGACGCAAATTTGACCGGTGCTCAGTTGAGAGAAGCTGATTTTAGCGGTGCCATCCTGACAAACGCCACCCTAGAAAAGGCCAATCTGATCAAAGCAATTATGTCTGGGGCTAACCTGCACGGCGCTAACTTAGCTGCAGCCTGCCTGCTAGAGGCTGACTTACGGCCAACGGCTGATCAAAGTACCGATCTGGGGCAGGCCAACCTGAGTTATGCCGATTTAAGCTACGGGCTCTTAAACGGCAGTGTTTTGTGTGGTGCCAACCTGGCCCATGCCAAACTCTCTCGCGCTAAATTAGGCGAATGCTATAGCTCAGGGGCTTTTCCAACGGAGCTGAGCGCTGCTAACCTGCAGGGTGCAGATCTGAGCCATGCAGATCTGAGCTATGCAGATCTGAGCGGAGTTAACCTGAAAGAGGCAAATTTGAGCGGGGCTGACCTCACCGGCACCCTTTTAGATCGCGCTAATTTGTATCATACGCTGATGCCAGACGGGCATCGCCATAATTAA
- a CDS encoding MarR family transcriptional regulator, producing MPDSSSTAEFLQQWHHALAPYNIGYKVKLVSQLMYRDFLERLEPYGLTPFHYLVLCCLWEEDGLSTSGIADKLKQLGATLTGVVDRMEGRTLVYRERDPSDRRVVRIWLTDEGKQLMRTLPPIGAETIERATTGMSKAEQERLSKLLDQIVHNML from the coding sequence ATGCCTGACTCATCATCAACCGCTGAATTTCTTCAGCAATGGCATCACGCCCTCGCGCCTTACAACATCGGGTATAAAGTCAAACTCGTATCCCAATTAATGTATCGAGATTTTTTAGAGCGACTAGAGCCCTATGGGCTCACGCCATTCCATTACCTCGTCCTATGTTGTTTATGGGAAGAGGATGGACTATCAACCTCTGGAATTGCCGACAAGCTCAAACAGCTTGGGGCAACCCTCACTGGAGTCGTCGATCGCATGGAAGGTCGCACCCTTGTCTATCGAGAGCGTGATCCGAGCGATCGCCGTGTTGTTCGTATCTGGCTAACGGATGAAGGCAAACAGTTGATGCGAACCCTTCCCCCTATTGGCGCAGAGACGATTGAGCGCGCCACCACAGGCATGTCAAAGGCAGAGCAGGAAAGGCTTTCGAAGCTATTAGATCAAATCGTCCACAACATGCTCTAA
- the acsF gene encoding magnesium-protoporphyrin IX monomethyl ester (oxidative) cyclase produces MVSTVPSSGKAPSRSKSAVEENLLTPRFYTTDFERAASLDLSAGKADLEAMLAEMRADYNRHHFVRDDLFQQAWNTIQGEERQAFVDYLERSCVSEFSGFLLFKELSRRLKQRSPILAEMFSLMARDEARHAGFLNKAMADFDVTLDLAKLTKKRTYTFFPVEWIIYAVYLSEKIGYWRYILIYRHLEQHPEHSFYPLFNYFESWCQDENRHGDIFKALLRSQPQMWKTWQSRLWSRFFLLSVFATHSLTVHERAKFYEMLGLDATEFDAEVIRQTNDTSARAFPVILDVDHPEFFKRLDRCADRNLKLKEIAEGAGTKIWKTLRKVPLVAGIVGDLLRLYLIKPIDAEAIRETVR; encoded by the coding sequence ATGGTCAGCACTGTGCCATCGTCAGGAAAAGCACCGTCGAGGTCAAAGTCTGCGGTTGAAGAAAATCTATTGACTCCGCGTTTTTACACGACTGACTTTGAGCGGGCGGCTAGTTTAGACCTGTCAGCAGGCAAGGCAGATCTTGAGGCGATGCTGGCAGAAATGCGGGCTGATTATAATCGCCATCATTTTGTGCGCGATGATTTATTCCAGCAAGCCTGGAACACCATTCAAGGAGAAGAGCGACAGGCCTTTGTCGATTATCTTGAGCGCTCTTGTGTGTCGGAGTTTTCAGGCTTTTTGTTGTTCAAGGAACTGTCGCGTCGCCTCAAGCAGCGCAGCCCCATCCTGGCGGAAATGTTTTCTCTGATGGCGCGGGATGAGGCTCGTCATGCGGGCTTTCTCAATAAGGCCATGGCTGATTTTGATGTGACGCTAGATCTCGCAAAGCTCACGAAAAAGCGCACTTACACGTTTTTTCCCGTGGAGTGGATTATCTATGCCGTCTATCTTTCGGAGAAAATTGGCTATTGGCGCTATATCTTGATTTATCGCCACTTAGAGCAGCACCCTGAACACAGTTTTTATCCGCTGTTTAACTATTTTGAGAGTTGGTGTCAGGATGAAAATCGCCATGGCGATATTTTTAAGGCCCTGCTGCGATCGCAGCCCCAAATGTGGAAAACCTGGCAGTCTCGCCTCTGGAGCCGCTTCTTTTTGCTATCGGTCTTTGCCACCCACAGCTTAACCGTCCATGAACGGGCCAAATTCTACGAGATGCTGGGCCTAGATGCGACCGAGTTTGATGCGGAAGTGATTCGCCAAACCAATGACACCTCCGCTCGGGCGTTTCCGGTCATTCTGGATGTGGATCACCCAGAATTCTTCAAGCGCTTAGATCGCTGTGCTGATCGCAACCTCAAGCTGAAGGAAATTGCGGAGGGAGCAGGCACTAAGATCTGGAAAACCTTACGGAAGGTGCCACTAGTGGCGGGCATTGTCGGCGACCTGCTCCGGCTGTATTTGATTAAACCCATTGATGCCGAAGCGATCCGCGAAACTGTGCGGTAG
- a CDS encoding heme oxygenase (biliverdin-producing), translating into MTHDLAMRLREGTKQSHTLAENTAFMKCFLKGIVEKEPFRKLTADLYYVYRTLEGEMKRHRDHPVVGPMIFPELERTQKLEEDLAFYYGDNWRNEIAASPEGEKYVTRLREISSTHPALLVAHAYVRYMGDLSGGQSLRNITRSALDLPPDKGTGLHEFDQLPTVETRRAFKMLYRDALNSLPVDAETIEAIVVEANEVFALNRNVFHELEPDVRAAIGEHVFDLITRQDKPGSTERAPGNTAVELVAAE; encoded by the coding sequence ATGACTCACGATTTAGCTATGCGTCTGCGAGAAGGGACCAAACAGTCTCATACCCTGGCGGAAAATACGGCCTTTATGAAATGCTTTCTGAAGGGCATCGTTGAGAAAGAGCCATTTCGCAAGTTGACCGCAGACCTCTACTACGTCTACCGCACCTTAGAGGGCGAGATGAAACGTCATCGCGATCATCCCGTTGTTGGCCCGATGATCTTCCCTGAGCTGGAGCGCACTCAAAAGTTAGAAGAAGACCTGGCCTTTTACTACGGTGACAACTGGCGCAATGAAATTGCTGCCTCGCCGGAAGGTGAGAAATATGTGACCCGCCTCCGCGAAATCAGCAGCACTCACCCAGCCCTACTGGTTGCCCACGCCTATGTTCGCTACATGGGAGATCTCTCTGGGGGGCAAAGTTTGCGCAACATTACGCGCTCAGCTCTAGATCTGCCGCCCGATAAGGGGACTGGACTGCATGAATTTGATCAGCTCCCCACGGTTGAGACCAGACGCGCCTTTAAGATGCTCTACCGAGATGCCCTGAACTCCCTGCCGGTAGATGCAGAGACGATTGAAGCGATTGTGGTGGAGGCGAATGAGGTATTTGCGCTCAACCGCAATGTCTTCCATGAGCTGGAGCCAGACGTGAGAGCTGCGATCGGAGAGCACGTTTTTGACTTGATCACGCGTCAAGATAAACCGGGCAGTACAGAACGCGCACCGGGCAATACGGCTGTCGAACTGGTTGCGGCTGAGTAA